The following nucleotide sequence is from Austwickia chelonae.
CCGATGGCTGCTCCGTTTCCGGGCGCCGTTGTCAGTTTCGCAGTGATCGTCTCACCGGCGAGGACATCGGCAGTGACATCCTCAGGGGTCAGTGCGGCGAGCCTGGACTTCTCTTCGCGGTCAGCGGGTGCGTCTACTCGAGCATAGGCGGGCTCGCCATGTCTGGCGACGAGGTCTGCATAATGCTCACTGGGGGAACGCCCTGTTACGGCAAGGATTTCGCTGGCCAACAATGCCAGAAGAATACCGTCCTTATCGGTACTCCAGACGCTGCCGTCGAAGCGGAGGAAGCTTGCACCGGCTGACTCCTCGCCGCCGAAGGGGCCGGACCCGTCGAGCAGGCCGGGGACGAACCATTTGAAGCCGACAGGCACCTCGACGAGTTTGCGGCCCAGATCAGCAGCGACCCGGTCGATCATGGAGGAACTGACCAAGGTCTTGCCGATGAAACCGTCCGCGGACCAGTCAGGCCTGGCCCCGCCGAAGAGGTAGTCGATCGCCACGGCGAGGAAATGGTTGGGGTTCATCAGCCCGCCGTCCGGGGTGACGATCCCGTGCCGGTCGGCATCAGCGTCGTTCCCGGTGCTGATCCGGTACTCGCTGCGATTCGCGATGAGCCCGGCCATGGCGGAGGGAGAAGAACAGTCCATGCGGATCTTTTCGTCCCAGTCCAGCGTCATGAAGTGCCAGGTCGGATCGACCAGGGGATTGATCACGGTCAGGTCGATGCGATGTCGATCGGCGATCGCTGCCCAGTAGTCGACGCTGGCGCCGCCGAGCGGATCAGCGCCGATATGCAGCCCGGCATTCCGGATCGCGTCGATATCGACGACATGGGGGAGGTCATCGACGTAGCTGCTCAGAAAGTCATAGGGTGTTGCCTCGGCCCGAGCGCGGGAGAAGGGAACTCGCCGGACGTCCTTGAGGCCGCTTTTGATGTACGTATTGGCGCGTTCAGCGATCCATGCCGTGGCATCGCTGTCGGCGGGGCCGCCGTGTGGGGGGTTGTACTTGAATCCACCGTCCCCCGGGGGGTTGTGGCTGGGGGTGACGACGATGCCGTCGGCCAGACCGACATGGGCGGGCAGATCGGACACTCCTCGGATCTTGCCGCGGTTGGCTCGCAGGATCGCGTGACTGATCGCGGGAGTCGGGGTGAACCGGTCGCGGTCGTCGACCAGGACGGTGATCTCGTTACCGGCCAGGACCTCCAAGGCGCTGGCCCAGGCGGGCTCGGACAGGCCGTGGGTGTCTCGTCCGATGAAGAGGGGGCCGTCGAATCCCTGCGCCTGGCGGTAGTCGACGATGGCCTGGGTCGTGGCCAGGATGTGGTCCTCGTTGAAGGACGTGCGCAGGCTGGATCCGCGGTGACCGGAGGTTCCGAAAGCGACCCGTTGGTCGACCTGTTCAGGGTCGGGCCGTTGGGTGTAGTACGCCGTGACGAGGTGCGCGACGTCCACGAGATCATGGGGCTGTGCGGGACTTCCAGCGCGCGTAACGGTCATGTGTCCATCCTCGCATCGGTGTTCGCGGTGTGGGCGCAAGACCAGGTCGGCGGCCGACGGTTCTGATGATCTGAGTCGGACGGATCGCTTCATTGGAGGCGACTTCTTCAGCGAGTGCTGTCCTATCCTGGCTGGTTTTGTGCGTGCGCCTTTTTTCGTGAGCCTACCGGGAGTGGCTCAGAAGCTACCAGAGCTCGCCGAAACGCCGTGCTGGAATAGCGAAATGCCTGATCAAGGGGTTTTTAGATGTCCTGCGATTGGAGTTGTCGACGGTGTTACCATAATGTGGGTCGGGCGTCCAACAGTGTGTTCTGTGAA
It contains:
- the pgm gene encoding phosphoglucomutase (alpha-D-glucose-1,6-bisphosphate-dependent), with the protein product MTVTRAGSPAQPHDLVDVAHLVTAYYTQRPDPEQVDQRVAFGTSGHRGSSLRTSFNEDHILATTQAIVDYRQAQGFDGPLFIGRDTHGLSEPAWASALEVLAGNEITVLVDDRDRFTPTPAISHAILRANRGKIRGVSDLPAHVGLADGIVVTPSHNPPGDGGFKYNPPHGGPADSDATAWIAERANTYIKSGLKDVRRVPFSRARAEATPYDFLSSYVDDLPHVVDIDAIRNAGLHIGADPLGGASVDYWAAIADRHRIDLTVINPLVDPTWHFMTLDWDEKIRMDCSSPSAMAGLIANRSEYRISTGNDADADRHGIVTPDGGLMNPNHFLAVAIDYLFGGARPDWSADGFIGKTLVSSSMIDRVAADLGRKLVEVPVGFKWFVPGLLDGSGPFGGEESAGASFLRFDGSVWSTDKDGILLALLASEILAVTGRSPSEHYADLVARHGEPAYARVDAPADREEKSRLAALTPEDVTADVLAGETITAKLTTAPGNGAAIGGLKVVTENAWFAARPSGTEDVYKIYAESFRGAEHLTQVQEQARLVVSAALND